One genomic segment of Vicia villosa cultivar HV-30 ecotype Madison, WI unplaced genomic scaffold, Vvil1.0 ctg.001049F_1_1, whole genome shotgun sequence includes these proteins:
- the LOC131632905 gene encoding uncharacterized protein LOC131632905, with protein sequence METNLTAMIERIMAQNGLNTGLRRPNYTSPLSDNILQTELPRGYKVPKFTKFSGDTSESTTEHIARYMTETGDLANNEDLRMKYFPSSLTKNAFTWFTTLPPNSIDTWPQLERFRLLKARCFTVVPEHELVKMAAGGLDYSIRKKLDTQYLRDMAQLAYRVRQVERLKAEKARANKSYKKERVTYVEVDEGESKISKDQYGFEDCKVDLV encoded by the exons ATGGAGACAAATTTGACTGCTATGATAGAGAGGATCATGGCCCAAAATGGTCTGAACACCGGACTTCGAaggccaaattatacatcccctttATCGGATAATATTTTACAAACTGAATTACCCAGGGGTTACAAGGTCCCTAAGTTTACCAAAttttcaggggatactagtgaatctACCACAGAGCACATAGCCAGGTATATGACAGAGACTGGAGATTTGGCGAACAATGAGGATCTGAGGATGAAGTATTTCCCCAGTTCTCTAACCAAGAACGCTTTCACATGGTTCACAACACTACCACCAAATTCTATAGATACTTGGCCTCAGTTAGAGag gttccgtttgttaaaaGCTAGATGCTTTACAGTGGTGCCTGAACACGAATTAGTCAAAATGGCCGCTGGAGGTTTAGATTACTCTATCAGGAAGAAATTGGACACTCAATATCTgcgagatatggcccaattggcttATAGGGTTCGCCAGGTCGAAAGATTAAAAGCTGAGAaggctagggcaaataaaagctataaaaaggaaagggttACCTACGTCGAAGTAGACGAAGGAGAATCAAAGATCTCCAAGGACCAATATGGTTTCGAAGACTGCAAAGTAGATCTAGTCTAA